In one window of Deinococcus hopiensis KR-140 DNA:
- a CDS encoding LacI family DNA-binding transcriptional regulator: MAKHAGVSVATVSHSLNHQVGISEETRQRVFSAASEPGYNLGNLRQPQGPQRLKRVTFLHRRLPEGVGRNPFYSHVLQGVEDACRAEKLGLSYSSLGREDRLPLPELVARQEAGGLVCAGYFGSEQLRGILALALPTVLVDH, translated from the coding sequence GTGGCCAAACACGCCGGCGTGTCGGTGGCGACCGTGTCACATTCCCTCAACCACCAGGTGGGGATTTCCGAAGAAACCCGGCAGCGCGTCTTCTCGGCGGCGAGCGAGCCGGGGTACAACCTGGGCAACCTGCGTCAGCCTCAGGGACCGCAACGGCTCAAGCGCGTGACCTTTCTGCACCGCCGCCTGCCAGAGGGCGTGGGCCGCAATCCCTTCTATTCCCATGTGCTCCAGGGCGTCGAGGACGCGTGCCGGGCCGAGAAGCTGGGGCTGTCCTACAGCTCGCTGGGCCGCGAGGACCGGCTGCCGCTGCCCGAGCTGGTGGCGCGCCAGGAGGCGGGGGGACTGGTCTGCGCCGGCTATTTCGGGTCCGAGCAGCTCCGGGGGATCCTGGCCCTGGCCCTGCCCACCGTGCTCGTGGACCATTAG
- a CDS encoding substrate-binding domain-containing protein, with product MGFACVNSDNFGGAYLMTKYLIERGYGRIAFISGPQTHYSIAQRVQGYRHALLAHGLIPHPHLEVPRAPLDEEEGTESAVLRLLGQQERPDAIFAFNDATALQALRTCQMQGLRVPEDTAVVGFDDLSSAPLSFPPLTTVRVDKEALGSRGVEVLLNPASAGTLITLPVSLVIRESAVGAGPRSADSR from the coding sequence CTGGGCTTTGCCTGCGTCAACAGCGACAATTTCGGCGGGGCCTACCTGATGACCAAATACCTGATCGAGCGGGGCTACGGCCGCATCGCCTTTATCAGCGGTCCGCAGACCCACTACAGCATCGCGCAGCGGGTGCAGGGCTATCGCCACGCCCTGTTGGCCCACGGCCTGATCCCGCACCCGCACCTGGAAGTCCCGCGCGCTCCGCTGGATGAGGAGGAAGGCACCGAGAGCGCGGTGCTGCGGCTGCTGGGCCAGCAGGAACGGCCCGACGCCATCTTTGCCTTCAACGACGCCACCGCCCTACAGGCGCTCCGCACCTGCCAGATGCAGGGGCTAAGGGTGCCGGAGGACACCGCGGTGGTGGGCTTCGACGACCTGTCGAGCGCTCCTTTGTCCTTCCCACCCCTGACCACCGTGCGCGTTGATAAGGAGGCGCTGGGTTCACGGGGGGTGGAGGTCCTGCTCAACCCCGCCTCTGCCGGTACCCTGATCACCCTGCCCGTTTCGCTGGTGATTCGGGAAAGCGCGGTGGGGGCCGGGCCACGTTCTGCAGACTCCCGGTGA